The Elaeis guineensis isolate ETL-2024a chromosome 14, EG11, whole genome shotgun sequence genome has a segment encoding these proteins:
- the LOC105056987 gene encoding uncharacterized protein has translation MKRFREGDQVESIDMANVLMLLARGGQEMGHLTQDSPGRVFECKTCNRQFPSFQALGGHRASHKKPRLMGDGHGQAQNALAKPKLHECSICGLEFAIGQALGGHMRRHRPATEGLRPGLAEKKPDGKRVLWLDLNRPPTELLDNVECRKVGLSFEFVEKTSMVVDCFH, from the coding sequence ATGAAGAGATTTAGAGAAGGTGATCAGGTAGAGAGCATCGACATGGCTAACGTTCTCATGCTTCTGGCTCGCGGTGGTCAAGAGATGGGCCACTTGACCCAAGACTCGCCGGGCCGCGTTTTCGAGTGCAAGACGTGCAACCGCCAGTTCCCGTCGTTCCAAGCGCTGGGCGGCCACCGGGCGAGCCACAAGAAGCCGAGGCTGATGGGCGATGGCCATGGCCAGGCCCAGAACGCGCTCGCGAAGCCGAAGCTGCACGAATGCTCCATATGTGGGCTGGAGTTCGCCATCGGGCAGGCCCTGGGGGGCCACATGAGGCGCCACCGGCCCGCAACCGAGGGGTTAAGGCCGGGACTCGCGGAGAAGAAGCCTGATGGGAAGAGGGTGCTGTGGCTGGACCTCAACCGGCCGCCGACGGAGCTGCTAGACAACGTGGAGTGCCGGAAAGTAGGGCTTAGTTTCGAGTTTGTTGAGAAGACTTCTATGGTGGTGGATTGCTTCCACTAA
- the LOC140853827 gene encoding uncharacterized protein — MGPERYGRVRGYGVGVTPTQLSEVSRYTQHAAADAQDSRVRRLEAEIQEIRQSRAAEMEEMRQSRAEMQAMRGQIDRLTSLLEMYGSSQAPGTSGTCRDSGTSRGDNDDHPPAD; from the exons atgggaccagagcgctacggccgagtgaggggttatggagtaggagtcacccctactcagttatctgaggttagtagatatacgcagcatgctgcagcagatgctcaggattcacgcgttcgcagactcgaggcggagatacaggagattagacagagtcgtgccgctgagatggaggagatgcgacagagccgtgccgagatgcaagccatgaggggacagattgatcgccttacatctttattagagatgtatggttcatctcag gctcctggcacatcaggcacctgtcgagatagcggcacgtcacgtggagacaacgacgaccatccgcctgcagattga